The proteins below come from a single Deltaproteobacteria bacterium genomic window:
- a CDS encoding tripartite tricarboxylate transporter permease, which translates to MDVINQLLLGFSVAFQPVNLFYCFLGCLIGTLVGVLPGLGPTAAMSLLLPTTFHVPPVSAIIMLAGIYYGAMYGGSTTSILVNIPGEAASVMTSLDGYAMARQGRAGPALGISAFGSFIAGTIGLVGLSFLSPPLVSFALKFGPPEYFSLMCLGMVVLTFLTSASMIQSLMMACLGIIIGTVGTDTVSGSTRFTFGIMELMDGVGLVPLVMGLFGISEILLNLEQKINRDIFMTRVKGLLPTAQDWLQAKWAILRGTVIGFLLGILPGGGAVLASFVAYAIEKKASRTPEKFGSGMIEGVASPESANNAAAQAAFIPLLTLGLPSNVVMAVLLGALIIHGVTPGPLLLSQHPDVFWGVVASMYLGNMMLLVLNLPLIGIWVQLLKIPYPLMMPMIIIFCLIGAYSIAGSTTDIYIMLFFGVIGYLMKKLRYEAPPLVLAFVLGPMLEYYLKSSLMLSHGSFRIFFIRPISAVCLIITLLLLFLPVLKTFRGKRVAVAEKAEDLS; encoded by the coding sequence ATGGATGTAATTAACCAACTCCTTCTGGGTTTTTCGGTAGCCTTTCAGCCGGTCAACCTGTTTTATTGTTTTTTGGGCTGCTTGATCGGGACACTGGTCGGGGTGCTGCCCGGTCTGGGGCCTACGGCGGCCATGTCCCTGTTGCTTCCCACCACCTTTCACGTGCCTCCGGTTTCGGCCATCATCATGTTGGCCGGGATCTATTACGGGGCCATGTACGGCGGGTCCACTACCTCCATCCTGGTCAATATTCCAGGTGAGGCCGCTTCCGTCATGACCTCCCTGGACGGCTATGCCATGGCCCGCCAGGGGAGAGCCGGCCCGGCCCTGGGAATATCCGCTTTTGGTTCCTTTATAGCAGGCACCATTGGACTGGTTGGATTATCCTTTCTGTCTCCTCCCCTGGTCTCTTTCGCCCTCAAATTCGGACCTCCTGAATATTTTTCCCTCATGTGCCTGGGCATGGTGGTCCTCACCTTCCTGACCTCCGCTTCCATGATTCAATCTCTAATGATGGCCTGTTTGGGGATCATTATCGGGACAGTAGGCACTGATACGGTATCGGGGTCCACCCGTTTTACCTTCGGGATAATGGAGTTGATGGATGGTGTGGGTTTGGTCCCTTTGGTAATGGGCCTCTTTGGTATCTCCGAAATACTTCTCAATCTCGAACAGAAGATCAATCGGGATATTTTTATGACCCGGGTCAAAGGTCTGCTTCCGACGGCCCAGGATTGGCTCCAGGCCAAATGGGCCATCCTCCGGGGAACAGTGATCGGGTTTCTGCTCGGTATCCTGCCCGGCGGCGGAGCGGTCCTGGCCTCCTTTGTGGCCTATGCCATAGAAAAAAAGGCTTCCAGGACACCGGAAAAATTCGGCTCCGGTATGATTGAAGGGGTGGCCTCTCCCGAATCGGCCAATAATGCAGCGGCCCAGGCGGCCTTTATCCCCCTTTTGACCCTTGGACTTCCATCCAATGTCGTCATGGCCGTACTTTTGGGGGCATTGATCATCCACGGCGTAACGCCGGGACCTCTTCTTTTAAGTCAACACCCCGATGTTTTCTGGGGGGTGGTGGCCAGCATGTATCTGGGCAATATGATGCTTCTGGTCTTGAACCTCCCTCTTATCGGGATCTGGGTTCAACTCCTCAAGATCCCCTATCCTTTGATGATGCCCATGATTATTATTTTCTGCCTCATCGGGGCCTATTCCATCGCCGGCAGTACTACCGATATCTATATCATGCTTTTCTTCGGGGTCATCGGCTATTTGATGAAAAAACTCCGCTATGAGGCCCCTCCCCTGGTCCTGGCCTTTGTTTTGGGGCCCATGCTGGAGTATTACCTGAAATCATCGCTCATGTTGTCCCACGGAAGTTTCCGGATCTTTTTTATCCGCCCTATTTCAGCCGTTTGCCTGATCATTACCTTATTGCTTTTATTTCTTCCTGTTCTGAAGACCTTTCGAGGGAAACGGGTAGCCGTTGCTGAAAAAGCCGAAGATCTCTCTTAA
- a CDS encoding sigma 54-interacting transcriptional regulator: MLKPEMNRYWKTVVDTIKEGIIIVDRKGVIVSVNKAVDKLLGYKEGELIGKPCSVLDCNMCHIVRDQAGQHWCNLFKSGEIRMKQCTMKKKNRQSFHLLKNASLLHDSSGQVIGAVETLTDISEIIEKDHQIEEFRRELRSRDGFHGSLGVSPPMVRVFDLLAKVAQSDAPVIIFGESGTGKELAAEAIHESGPRQGKPFVKVNCAALSESLLESELFGHVKGAFTGAIRDREGRFEAAHGGDIFLDEVGDLPLSTQVKLLRVLENKMIERVGDHKPKPIDVRIISATHKDLKTLVDKGLFREDLFFRINVIPVQLPALRERREDIPLLAETFFRRMKLKSGKPIQGINPETMEVFMGYDWPGNIRELRSVFEYAFVTCPEGLIQPHHLPSSLFQRSGRTPSPERVPVNPMEKKKQELLEALKQAKGNQSEAARILGVSRVTIWNRMKQFGILAKDNFQS; encoded by the coding sequence ATGTTGAAACCTGAAATGAACCGCTATTGGAAAACCGTGGTGGACACCATTAAGGAAGGGATCATTATCGTCGACCGGAAGGGGGTTATCGTATCGGTCAATAAGGCCGTGGATAAGCTCCTGGGGTATAAAGAAGGGGAGTTGATCGGAAAACCCTGTTCCGTCCTGGATTGCAATATGTGCCATATCGTCCGGGATCAGGCCGGGCAACACTGGTGCAACCTGTTTAAATCCGGTGAAATCAGGATGAAGCAGTGCACCATGAAGAAAAAAAACAGGCAGTCCTTTCACCTTTTGAAAAACGCTTCCTTACTCCATGACAGTTCGGGCCAGGTCATCGGGGCCGTGGAAACCCTGACCGACATTTCCGAGATCATTGAAAAAGACCACCAGATAGAGGAATTCCGCCGGGAACTCCGGTCCAGGGATGGTTTCCATGGCTCGCTGGGGGTGTCCCCTCCCATGGTTCGGGTGTTTGATCTCCTGGCCAAGGTGGCCCAGTCCGATGCCCCGGTGATTATATTCGGGGAAAGCGGCACCGGAAAGGAGTTGGCGGCCGAAGCCATTCATGAAAGCGGCCCCCGCCAGGGCAAACCTTTTGTCAAGGTCAATTGTGCGGCCCTTTCGGAGTCCTTGCTGGAAAGTGAGCTTTTCGGGCATGTGAAAGGGGCTTTCACCGGCGCCATTCGAGACCGGGAAGGCCGGTTTGAGGCGGCCCATGGCGGCGATATCTTCTTGGATGAAGTGGGGGATCTTCCCCTTTCCACCCAGGTCAAGTTATTAAGGGTCCTGGAAAATAAGATGATTGAACGGGTGGGGGATCACAAACCCAAACCTATTGATGTGCGGATTATTTCAGCAACTCATAAGGATCTGAAAACCCTGGTGGATAAAGGGCTTTTCCGGGAGGATCTTTTCTTCAGGATCAATGTCATCCCGGTCCAGTTGCCGGCCCTGAGAGAAAGGCGGGAGGATATCCCCTTATTGGCCGAGACATTTTTCCGACGGATGAAACTTAAAAGCGGAAAACCGATCCAGGGAATAAACCCGGAAACCATGGAGGTCTTCATGGGCTACGATTGGCCGGGCAACATCCGGGAACTCCGGAGTGTTTTTGAATACGCCTTTGTGACCTGTCCGGAAGGCTTGATCCAACCCCACCATCTGCCTTCCAGTCTTTTCCAGAGGTCCGGAAGGACACCTTCCCCGGAAAGAGTCCCGGTCAATCCCATGGAAAAGAAAAAGCAGGAACTTCTGGAGGCCCTCAAGCAAGCCAAAGGCAATCAATCGGAAGCCGCCCGGATCCTGGGGGTTTCCCGGGTAACCATCTGGAATAGAATGAAGCAGTTCGGTATCCTGGCCAAGGATAATTTTCAATCCTGA
- a CDS encoding sulfurtransferase TusA family protein, which yields MTESELTTMPIANTVDARGSACPGPILEAKKGIGKVKVGEILEVLSGDPGTRTDIPAWAGKVGHDYLGILESDGNDRLFVRRKK from the coding sequence ATGACCGAATCGGAATTGACAACCATGCCGATAGCTAACACCGTCGATGCCCGGGGCAGTGCCTGCCCGGGTCCTATTCTGGAAGCCAAAAAGGGGATCGGCAAGGTCAAGGTAGGGGAGATACTGGAGGTCCTGTCCGGCGACCCGGGAACCCGCACGGATATCCCGGCCTGGGCCGGTAAAGTGGGGCATGACTATTTAGGCATTTTGGAATCGGACGGCAATGACCGGCTTTTTGTGAGAAGGAAAAAATAG
- a CDS encoding hydrogenase iron-sulfur subunit, translating into MIPKDTEGKILILATDHCAYPGANSVGQAHSPYPANTYILRVPSPVLFPETFYLDCFQKGIGGILIMTCGHECPYPGAYDALAKRIDRVYALMKKKDLDIRRLRLTAICTVCNRAFLKEVNEMNNLVKGLEPVGVRSAAA; encoded by the coding sequence ATGATCCCCAAGGATACAGAAGGGAAGATCCTCATTTTGGCCACCGATCATTGCGCTTATCCAGGGGCCAATTCGGTCGGACAGGCCCACAGCCCTTACCCGGCCAACACCTATATCCTCAGGGTGCCTTCTCCGGTGCTCTTTCCCGAAACCTTTTATCTGGATTGTTTTCAAAAAGGGATCGGGGGCATTCTCATCATGACCTGCGGCCATGAATGCCCCTATCCCGGGGCCTACGACGCCCTGGCCAAACGAATCGACCGGGTTTACGCCTTAATGAAAAAGAAGGACCTGGATATCCGCCGGCTCCGTTTAACGGCCATCTGTACGGTCTGCAACCGGGCCTTTCTCAAAGAGGTGAACGAAATGAACAACCTGGTTAAAGGACTGGAGCCAGTGGGCGTAAGGAGCGCTGCCGCTTGA
- a CDS encoding CoB--CoM heterodisulfide reductase iron-sulfur subunit A family protein yields the protein MEHRKLRTFDTLVIGGGIAGLQAALDLAEQGFKVAIVEKDASIGGKMIRLSKVFPTLDCASCITTPKMAAAAHHENITLFTYCDLKSLDRQNGLLSARVTQKPRYVDPAKCIGCRQCEYGCPVYVPDAEQGGFGARKAIYIPFSNAVPQIALLDVANCALCGKCAKICPTQAVDYLEQPADFVIQSKTAILATGFKLTPLNQKEEYGQGRVENVITSLQMERLLAPHGPFQRVIRPSDGKEPGSIAFVQCAGSRDKSLGIPYCSRVCCMYAIKQAMLLSGALPMADITIYYMDIRAFGKGYEQFFQNARAMGIEFVKAKIAKIKSGENQNVVLSYENQEGDGGLMHREHDLVSLSLGMVPDWNPGTVCPVTMGDDAFIQPYRVHLAPALTNMEGVFAAGVALGPKDIVDTIAEAGAAAMEASNYLTAMKRKEAA from the coding sequence ATGGAGCATAGAAAATTAAGAACATTTGATACCCTGGTTATCGGCGGCGGTATCGCCGGACTCCAGGCGGCCCTGGATCTGGCCGAACAGGGTTTCAAGGTGGCCATCGTGGAAAAGGACGCCTCTATCGGTGGGAAGATGATCCGTCTTTCCAAAGTATTTCCCACATTGGACTGTGCCAGTTGCATCACCACGCCCAAAATGGCCGCCGCCGCCCATCATGAAAATATCACCCTCTTTACCTATTGTGATCTGAAATCTCTGGACCGTCAAAACGGTCTTCTTTCCGCCAGGGTGACCCAAAAGCCCCGGTATGTGGACCCGGCCAAATGTATCGGCTGCCGGCAGTGCGAATATGGCTGTCCGGTCTATGTGCCCGATGCGGAACAGGGGGGGTTCGGTGCCCGCAAAGCCATTTATATCCCCTTTTCCAATGCCGTCCCCCAGATTGCTCTGCTGGATGTGGCCAACTGCGCCTTATGCGGCAAATGCGCCAAAATCTGTCCGACCCAGGCCGTGGATTATTTGGAGCAGCCCGCGGATTTTGTCATCCAAAGCAAGACGGCGATTCTGGCAACCGGATTTAAGTTGACCCCTTTGAATCAAAAGGAAGAATACGGCCAGGGTCGGGTTGAAAATGTCATTACCTCCTTGCAGATGGAGCGCCTTCTGGCCCCTCACGGACCGTTCCAGCGGGTCATCCGTCCCTCCGACGGCAAGGAGCCGGGCTCCATCGCCTTTGTGCAGTGCGCCGGTTCCCGGGATAAAAGTCTGGGGATCCCTTATTGTTCCAGGGTCTGCTGCATGTACGCCATCAAGCAGGCCATGCTCCTTTCCGGCGCTCTGCCCATGGCCGATATTACCATTTACTATATGGATATCCGGGCCTTCGGCAAAGGCTATGAACAGTTCTTTCAAAATGCCCGGGCCATGGGGATCGAGTTTGTCAAAGCCAAGATAGCCAAAATAAAATCCGGTGAAAATCAGAATGTGGTCTTGAGTTATGAAAATCAGGAAGGGGACGGCGGCCTGATGCATCGGGAACATGATCTGGTTTCCCTTTCCCTGGGGATGGTGCCGGATTGGAACCCCGGAACAGTCTGCCCGGTGACCATGGGTGACGATGCCTTTATCCAACCCTACAGAGTCCACTTGGCACCGGCCTTGACCAATATGGAAGGGGTTTTTGCCGCCGGGGTGGCCCTGGGACCCAAAGATATCGTCGATACCATTGCCGAAGCCGGGGCCGCGGCAATGGAAGCCTCCAACTATTTAACGGCCATGAAAAGAAAAGAGGCGGCTTGA
- a CDS encoding winged helix-turn-helix domain-containing protein — translation MKEMTGQEALKKLRDERQVWIEQAKSLIKEQSSIIKKIKEHLQGDGKTVPEIARATGIKSSEVLWFVMALKKYGQVLEGPKDGDYYKYELTNP, via the coding sequence ATGAAAGAGATGACCGGCCAGGAGGCCTTAAAAAAGCTTAGAGACGAACGCCAAGTCTGGATAGAGCAGGCCAAGAGCCTGATAAAAGAACAGAGTTCGATCATAAAAAAAATCAAGGAGCACCTCCAGGGTGATGGCAAAACCGTGCCGGAAATCGCCCGGGCCACTGGAATCAAAAGCTCAGAGGTCCTTTGGTTTGTTATGGCCCTGAAGAAATACGGCCAGGTGCTCGAGGGTCCGAAAGATGGCGACTATTATAAATATGAACTCACCAACCCCTAA